In Papaver somniferum cultivar HN1 chromosome 1, ASM357369v1, whole genome shotgun sequence, a genomic segment contains:
- the LOC113272949 gene encoding beta-amyrin 28-monooxygenase-like — translation MDDLILKICMSFLLVAVLCLSLDSLKKKEKQHDGIAAVHPPGSAGWAQIVGENIDFLRKNMKGIPEQFFQDRIRKYYSEVFKTSLYGENVTVFSGAAGNKFLFSNEYKLVKMWWPKSVRKIVPFIEDAASPAAQRVSRNLRSKLFPLIMKLDMLRRYVGVMDSLARKHFDAYWDNKEEVVVYPLIQIYDFSSACLLFLSINDEARVDVLLKLFNVVSDGILTIPINLPGTPLYRGIKVSEIIRKEFAKIIKQRMDEMHLFKEDELMEKMMNELSPSASVLPAQDLLSQMILFCKENDDTEHVEGICADIENNNKKTKTFIYPKYLADLVLPIIIAGYHTQSTVITVLIKYLVELPHVLHEVFREQNEIANAKATGELLNLDDTQKMKYSWNVICEVLRLAPPLQGAFTEASADFTYAGYFIPRGWKLYWSAISTHKNPEYFPDPEKFDPSRFQGNGPAPYTFVAFGGGPGMCPGREYARVQMLMFQHHVVRRYEWEKLIPGDEKLKVCPFPLPAKGQPIRLLPRKI, via the exons ATGGATGATCTGATATTGAAGATATGCATGAGTTTTCTCTTAGTAGCAGTCCTCTGTTTGTCTCTAGATTCTctaaagaagaaggaaaagcaaCATGATGGAATAGCAGCAGTTCACCCACCTGGGTCTGCTGGGTGGGCACAAATCGTTGGAGAAAATATAGATTTTCTTCGGAAAAATATGAAAGGTATTCCAGAGCAATTCTTTCAGGATAGGATTCGAAAATACTATTCGGAAGTCTTTAAAACTTCATTATATGGAGAAAATGTGACTGTATTCAGTGGTGCTGCTGGTAACAAGTTCTTATTCTCAAACGAATACAAACTCGTAAAGATGTGGTGGCCTAAATCAGTTCGTAAGATTGTACCGTTTATAGAAGATGCTGCCTCACCCGCGGCACAACGAGTATCTAGGAACCTTCGTAGCAAGTTGTTTCCTTTGATTATGAAACTAGATATGCTCCGGAGGTACGTAGGCGTGATGGATTCTCTGGCAAGGAAACATTTCGATGCTTATTGGGATAACAAGGAGGAAGTTGTTGTGTATCCTTTAATTCAGATTTACGATTTCTCATCTGCATGTTTGTTGTTCTTGAGCATCAATGATGAAGCTCGGGTTGATGTGTTACTCAAGCTCTTCAATGTGGTCAGCGATGGAATCTTAACTATACCCATTAATTTACCCGGGACACCATTATATCGGGGCatcaaagtgtctgaaattatccGAAAAGAATTTGCAAAAATAATCAAGCAGAGGATGGATGAGATGCATCTTTTTAAAGAGGATGAGCTGATGGAGAAGATGATGAACGAATTGTCACCCTCGGCTTCAGTTCTACCAGCACAAGATTTGCTGTCGCAGATGATTCTATTTTGCAAAGAAAATGATGATACTGAACACGTCGAAGGCATCTGTGCTGATATTGAGaacaacaataagaaaacaaagacaTTCATTTACCCGAAGTACCTTGCGGACTTGGTACTTCCTATAATCATCGCTGGATATCACACACAAAGTACTGTTATTACAGTCCTTATAAAGTATCTTGTTGAGCTTCCACATGTTCTCCATGAGGTCTTTCGGG AGCAGAACGAGATTGCGAATGCTAAAGCAACAGGAGAGTTGCTAAATTTAGATGATACACAAAAAATGAAATACTCTTGGAATGTAATTTGCGAGGTATTGCGACTTGCACCACCTCTCCAAGGAGCTTTCACCGAGGCATCGGCTGACTTCACCTATGCAGGATATTTTATTCCCAGAGGATGGAAG TTATACTGGAGTGCAATTTCGACACACAAAAATCCAGAATATTTTCCAGATCCTGAGAAGTTCGATCCGTCTAGATTCCAAGGGAATGGACCTGCTCCATACACGTTTGTAGCGTTTGGAGGAGGACCTGGAATGTGTCCTGGAAGAGAGTATGCTCGAGTGCAAATGCTCATGTTCCAGCACCATGTTGTGCGAAGGTACGAGTGGGAGAAGCTGATTCCTGGTGATGAAAAATTAAAAGTCTGCCCCTTTCCTTTGCCGGCTAAAGGGCAGCCAATACGACTTCTacctcggaaaatctaa
- the LOC113338741 gene encoding cytochrome P450 710A11-like, translating into MGTISVWSMLVSIIPYFLCIISFFILIEQITYIKKKKSSPGPTFILPFLGSVIQLIRNPTKYWEDQAKAAKESNIGFSSNYIIGRFIIFIQNSELSHKVFANVRPDAFHFVGNPFSKKLFGEHNLIFLSGQEHKDLRGRIAPNFTPKALSTYLSLQQNIILQHLTKWANLSIQNGNKPLALRFLCRDMNLETSQAVFVGPYLNEKSRETFDINYNIFNEGTLALPIDLPGFVFRKARLAVTLLVEILTKCVEQSKMKVQSGEEPVCLVDFWMQQLLKEIQESGSESHEVPHSSNIEVGGHLFDFLFAAQDASTSSLLWAVTLLEQNPDVLLKVRQEVSRIWSPKSGKIITAENLREMNYTEAVAREVMRYRAPATLVPHLSGEDFQLTESYTIPKGTMVFPSVFESSFQGFTEPEQFDPDRFSENRQEDQLYKRNFLVFGAGAHQCVGQRYALNHLVLFIAVFTSLLDFKRHRTDGCDDIVYVPTICPKDDCLVYLSKR; encoded by the coding sequence ATGGGTACAATTTCTGTATGGAGTATGTTGGTATCAATTATACCATACTTTCTGTGTATCATATCTTTCTTCATACTCATAGAACAAATCACAtacatcaagaagaagaaatcatcaccAGGTCCAACATTCATCTTACCTTTCTTAGGTAGTGTAATTCAACTTATTAGAAACCCAACAAAATACTGGGAAGATCAAGCTAAAGCAGCTAAAGAATCAAATATCGGCTTCTCATCAAATTATATTATTGGTCGCTTCATCATTTTCATTCAAAACTCCGAACTTTCTCATAAAGTCTTTGCAAATGTTCGTCCTGATGCATTTCATTTCGTTGGTAATCCTTTTAGTAAAAAATTATTTGGTGAGCATAATCTCATTTTCTTGTCAGGTCAAGAACATAAAGATCTCCGCGGtcgaattgctccaaattttacACCTAAAGCTTTGTCTACTTATCTATCTCTACAACAAAACATAATACTTCAGCATTTGACAAAATGGGCGAATTTGTCAATCCAAAATGGTAATAAACCACTAGCGTTGCGCTTTCTATGTCGCGACATGAATCTTGAAACTTCTCAAGCCGTATTTGTTGGTCCTTATTTGAACGAGAAATCTCGTGAGACATTCGACATCAATTATAATATTTTCAATGAGGGAACTCTGGCACTACCAATAGATTTACCTGGTTTTGTATTCCGAAAAGCTCGGCTTGCAGTTACTCTGTTAGTGGAGATACTTACTAAGTGTGTGGAACAAAGTAAAATGAAAGTACAATCAGGGGAAGAACCAGTTTGTTTGGTTGATTTTTGGATGCAACAACTTCTAAAAGAAATTCAAGAAAGTGGGTCTGAGTCACATGAAGTGCCACATTCCAGCAATATTGAAGTCGGTGGACatctatttgatttcctttttgcAGCTCAAGATGCTTCAACTTCATCACTACTATGGGCAGTGACCCTATTAGAACAGAACCCAGACGTTTTATTAAAAGTTCGGCAAGAAGTGAGTCGAATATGGTCCCCGAAGTCTGGCAAGATAATAACAGCTGAAAACTTGAGAGAAATGAATTATACTGAAGCTGTGGCCAGGGAGGTAATGCGATATAGAGCTCCAGCAACATTAGTACCTCATCTTTCTGGAGAAGATTTTCAATTAACAGAATCTTACACAATTCCGAAAGGCACCATGGTATTTCCTTCGGTTTTTGAATCGTCATTTCAAGGTTTTACTGAACCGGAACAATTTGATCCTGACCGGTTTTCTGAAAACCGTCAAGAAGATCAGCTGTATAAGAGAAATTTTTTGGTGTTCGGTGCTGGTGCTCATCAATGTGTTGGCCAAAGATACGCCcttaatcatttggtgttgtttaTTGCAGTTTTCACGTCATTGCTAGATTTTAAGAGACATAGAACGGATGGCTGCGACGATATTGTTTATGTACCTACGATTTGCCCAAAAGATGATTGTTTGGTGTATTTGTCTAAACGTTGa